The nucleotide sequence TATCAGCACCCCGATCGTGGTGCTCAACATGGTGGACGCCGAAAACGTCTCCATCCCGGTGACCGTAACTGTCCAGCGCGGCGAAGTTGATCTCGGCTCGGGCATAATCATGCCCTTCGGCTCGCTCTACGCGATTACCGTGGACGCACAGATCGCCCTGATCCCGGCGGGACGAGACGCTCCCACTGCGGTCCACCTGGCCCATGGGCCCTACAGCACTGCCGACCGGCTGCTCCGCCCACCCCGCGCGGCCTGACACCAGCCCCACACGTCTCAGTTTTCAGTCTCCCCAATCGCTAGGCCCACCCGGGCCAAGGACATATTATGCATTCTGTTACCGACGCGACCCTGTCGCGCCGCGCCCTGTTGGCTGGCCTCGCCAGCCTGGGTGCGCTGACCCTTGCCGGCTGCTCTACCACGGGCATCACCCGTAGCGCCATCGCCCCCACGGAGCCGGTTCGCCGCGCCGTGCCGCCCGAGGTCCTCGCCATGTATTCGGCACGCCCGGAAGAAGAATATCCGGTTCCGGCTGCCGACGTATCCAATCTCGATCCGATCTACTGGCGCCAGGAAGTCGACAACCCCACCGGCGAGCCCGGCGGCACGGTGGTCGTCGATACCGCAAACCGCTTCCTTTACTGGACCATGCCGAATGGCCGCGCCATGCGGTATGGCGTCGGCATTGGCCGCGCGGGCTTTGAATGGGGTGGCCGCGCCCACATCGCCTATAAGCGCAAGTGGCCGATCTGGACCCCGCCGTCGGAAATGGTGGATCGCCAGCCCGAACTCGAAATGTATCGCCATGGCCAGCCGCCGGGCCTGCTCAACGCATTGGGCGCCCGCGCGCTCTATATCCACCAGGGCAATCGCGACACCATCTACCGCGTGCACGGCACCATGGATGTCGCCACCATCGGCAAGGCGGTCTCTTCGGGCTGCGTGCGCCTGATCTTCCAGGATGTCATGGACCTGCACGACCGCGTGCCCAATGGCTCGCCCATCGTCGTGATCCAGAGCCAGGCGCCGACACAGCCCCTCGCCGTCTGATCGCCAACGGCTGGCACGCATCAAAAAGCCCCGGCAGGAATGCCGGGGCTTTTTCACGTGTCCCGACGCGCAAGCGCGATCCATCCGAAGACGGGGAGTAGCACCAGAAACGCACTCACCACGCCGGGCATGAGGCTGCCCGTATAGACGCTGAGGGCCAGGTGCGAGGCGGCGTTGACCAGCATCACGACCGCCACAACCTTGAGCCCAGCGCCCATCCAGCGGCGCGGTGAAAGCTGTGCCATGAGCGCAAAAAGAAACGCCGCGCCCATAAGGAGCACGGCGGTGAACATGAAAGCGTTCGAGCCGGCGGACCAGTTGAACCCGGCTGTTTGAGGATGGGCCTCCGCCCAGCCGGGAAGTCCCAGCGCGATCTCCTCGGCATTGTGGATCGACAAGGCCAGGGCGGCGGCCCATGCCCGGGCCGCCAGTGTATTATTCGCCAAAGATGAGGTCCATCAACGTGCGCTGTGCACGGGGCTGTTCGTAGACCTGCTCTGGCTGCTGCACGGGTGCCGGTGGCGCGAACTGGGCATTGTTGTCGACAAACACCTGCTGGTTCTGAACCGGCTGGCTCGGCGCAAGCGGCGCGCTTGGCACCCAGACCTGCTGGCCCGTCGTCGGATCCACCACCAGCATCATCGGCATGCCGGTTTCCGGATCGATCGGCGCCTGGCCAAAACCGTTATTCTGGTCCTGCAGCGGAAAACCAGTGACCGGATCGATGGCCTGACCGCCACCATTGAACTGGTTGGCGTCGACGAATTGCTCGACCGGCAGGCCGGTGGCGGCGTCAACCATCTGGCCCGACTGGATCGGCGGATTTGCCGACTGGATCGGGGCAATACCCTGCATCGGCTGGCCTGTCGCCGGGTCGATGGCAATGATCTGCCCGGTCGCGGGATCGACCATGGTCTGCACCGGCTGGCCGGTTCCGCCATCGACATATTGCACCTGCGGCTGGCCAGTGGCCGGATCGATGATCGGCTGGCCGGTGTTGAGGTCGATCAGCTGCTGCGGGATGACCTGACCGGCATAGGAGCCGCCCGGGATCTGCACCGGCGATTTACCGGCATGGGCCTTGGTCATGAACTCGGACCAGATGGCGACCGGGACGTTGCCGCCCGAGAGCTTAGTGCCCTTGTTGTCGTCATTGCCCAGCCACACGCCGGTGACCATGGCGGATGTATAGCCCACAAACACCGCGTCGCGGGATTCCTGGCTGGTGCCGGTCTTGCCGCCGAACTGCCAGCCGCCCAGATTGGCGCCACGCCCCGTTCCCACCTCAACGGCGGTTTCAAGCATGTCGTTCATCTGCGCGAGGACATGCGGGTCGATAACCCGGCCCGGGCCGGCATTGGAGGCCTCATACAGCGCTGTGCCATCCTTGGAGGTGATCTTGGTGATCACATTGGGGATGACGCCATTGCCGCCATTGGCAAAGGGGGCATAGGCGCTGGTCAGCTCGAGGAGGTTCACTTCCTGGGTGCCGAGGCCGATCGAGGGCACTGGCGTCATGGCCGAGGAAATGCCCATGCGGGTCGCCACATCGATCACCGCTGCCGGGGTCACGTCGATGGCAAGGCGACCGGCAATAGTGTTGAGCGAATAGGCGAGGCCCTGCCGCAGCGTCACCGTGCCGGCATATTTGCCCGAGGCATTGCGCGGGCTCCAGCCATTGTATTCAAACTGGGCGTCCTCGGCGAGGGTGTCGGGCGTATAGCCCTTTTCCAAGGCGGCGAGATAAACGAAGGGCTTGAAGGCCGAGCCGGGCTGGCGCTTGGCCGTCACCGCGCGGTTATACTGGCTGGCCTGATAATCGACGCCGCCGACCATGGCACGGATAGTGCCGTCGACATCCATCGCCACCAGCGCGCCCTGGGTAAAGCCGCGCTTCGGACCTTCATTGGCCACCGCTTCGCGCACGGCGAATTCGGCGTCCTTCTGCATTTTCCAGTCGATGGTGGTCTGCACCACCACGTCGTCCGAAATCTCGCCGATATAGGCCGTCATCAGGCTTTCGACCCAGTCGGCGACATAGGACTCGGAGCCTGCCACCACGGTGCGGACGCTGGACTGATCCGAGCTGATCTGCGCCGCGTCGGCTTCTTCGCGGGTGATATAGCCTTCCTGCGCCATGAGATTGAGCACGAGGCGCTGGCGCTCGATGGCGCGCTGCGGATTGGCCTTGGGATTATAGGCGGAAGGCGCCGGCAGGATGCCGACCAGCATCGCCGCCTGTCCAAGCGACAGGTTTCGCGCCGAGACGCCGAAATAGGTCTGAGCCGCCGCTTCGATGCCGGTCGCGCCGGCGCCGAAATAGACTCGGTTCATATAGAGCTCGAGAATTTCCTCTTTCGAGAAATTCTGCTCGAGCCAGATGGCGAGGATGGCTTCCTGCACCTTACGGCCCAGGGTCTGGTCCGGCGTCAGGAAGAGGTTCTTCGCAACCTGCTGGGTCAAGGTCGACGCACCACGGGTCACGCCGCGGGCTTCGAGCATTTCCAGCGCCACCGAGGCAAGGCCGATCGGATCAACGCCAAAATGGCTCATGAAGCGCCGGTCTTCCGAGGCGATGAAGGCCGCGGGCACATAATGCGGCAGTTCGCGGAAGGTGACAGCTTCGCCGCCGGTCTGGCCGCGATTGGAGATCAGGCTGCCGTCAGCGGCAAGAATACGGATATTGGGCGGACGCTCAGGAATCGCCCAGGTGTTCGACGAGGGCAGCTGGGCCCCGTAATAGACAATGACGCCGATGACGGCGAGGCCGCCCCAGAGACAGGCGACAAAGCCCCACCACAGAAGACCCATGAGGAAACCGCCGGAGCGCGAACGGCGTTTTTTCGGGCGAGCGGCCTCGGCCTTGCCGCGGCGCGGCTCTTTCTTTTCCTTGCGCGGCGGCTTAGGCGGCTTGCCGCCACCAGCACCGCCACCAATGGGTCCGCCGGAGCGCTCGTCGTCGACGAAAACGCCAACAGACTGGCCCAGCGATGGCTCGACGCGCTGGCCCTTGGCTGCACGTGCCTGCGGCTTGCTGGTCCTCTTCGGGGGGCCACCAACGCGATCATCGGCCGAAATGCGGAAGTCCATCGAGCAATCTGTCCTTGAAGGTCTTAAGCCGCTTCTACTCTTTTCACCGCAGGAGGGAAAGAAAAGGTAAGCGAGAGGTTAAGGAGGCTGCGATCACGAACGCGCTCACCACCTCTTCGCGGCACTACCATATGATTGTCATGGAAAAATGTGGCCGGTTTATGTGAGTTTCCGGCCATTTTCGCCGCGAAGCTACGCGCGCCTTGCAGGAACCACATTGATCGGGCCATGAAAGCACATGCGCTTCGTCTTAGCCCTCCTCGCCGCCTTCGTCCTTTCGGTTTCCCCCGCAACTGCCGACGATCTCACTCGAGCCCTCAACCGGGCCATCGCGCTCTTCGACGCCGCCGCGCCGCAGATGGGCGAGGCCTTTGGCGTCGACCCCCGGCAGTATCGGGATGCACTGGTGATGGGCAAGTTTGAGCGCGGCGGCCAGACCATCTCGCTCTATTACGAAGAAAAGACCGATCCGGCCGGCCATTGCGGCCGCTTTGCCGCCTATACCATGCTGCCACCCCGCGACGGTGTCGTCCGCCTCGTCGTCTGCCCGCGCTTTTTCAGCCCGGGTGCTGACGCGTTGCGCACGCTGACCGTGCTGCACGAGCTGGTCCACGCCGTCACCGATGCCAATGAGTGCCGGGCGATGGCCTATGCCGCTCGCATCCAGCAGCGCGCCACCGGGGCCTTCACCCCGGTGGACGCCTATTGGCAGGCCAATAACTGTGCGGCGTCGGCTTTTTCCCTGCCATAGAGCCTTTCACCGCATCGATGATGCGATCAAAGGCTCTAAGTTCTCTTCTTGTCGCGCTTCCGAACCGGAAAAGTGGCGTCCACTTTTCCTCGAAAGCGCTCTAGCGCCAGCCGAGCGCCGGCGCGACGTGCTTGAGAATGCTCTCGATGACATGGGCGTTGTAGGCGACGCCCAATTGATTGGGCACGGTGAGCAGCAGCGTATCGGCTTCGGCGATGGCCTCATCCTGCCTCAGTTCTTCGATCAGTCGATCCGGCTCGCCGGTATAGCCACGACCGAAGACGGCGCGCTTTTCCGGCTCGATATAGCCGAACTGATCTTCCTCCGGTGAGCCATTGCCGAAATAGGCGCGGTCCTCATCCGAGGTGATGGCAAAGATCGACCGGCTGACCGAGACACGCGGGGCTCGCTCGTGGCCCGCTTCCGCCCACGCCTCACGATAGGCCCGGATCTGATCGGCCTGCTGGACATGGAACGGCTTGCCGCTCTCGTCGAATTTGAGGGTCGATGACTGGAGGTTCATCCCCAGCTTCGCCGCCCAAATGGCCGTGGCGTCGGAGGCAGCGCCCCACCAGATCCGGTCGCGAAGGCCCTCGGAATGCGGCTCGAGGCGCAAGAGGCCCGGCGGATTGGGGAACATCGGGCGCGGATTGGGCTGGGCAAAGCCCTTCCCCTTGAGCACTTCCCAGAACACTTCGGCGTGCTGGCGCGCCATATCCTGGTCGGTCTTGCCCTCTTCGGGCGCAAAACCAAAATAGCGGTAGCCATCGATCACCTGCTCGGGCGAACCGCGCGAAATACCCAGCTGCAGCCGACCGCCGGAGATCAGATCAGCCGCGCCGGCGTCTTCGGCCATGTAGAGCGGGTTTTCGTAGCGCATGTCGATGACGGCCGTGCCGATCTCGATTTTCTTGGTTTTTGCCCCGATGGCCGCGAGCAGCGGGAAGGGCGAGGCGAGCTGGCGGGCAAAGTGATGCACGCGGAAATAGGCGCCGTCCGCGCCCAGTTCCTCGGCGGCCACCGCCAGATCGATGGATTGCAGCAAGACATCGCTGGCCGAGCGCGCCTGGGAATTGGGCGCGGCACTCCAATGGCCGAAGGACAAAAAGCCGATCTTTTTCATGTCAGTTCCAGTGCGCATGGCGTGTCGTTGCTGTTGAGCTAAGCGCCGCCGCCCTCTCGCACAAGTGGCGCGACAGGAACGGATTGGTGCCCGCCAGCGAACAAAGCCTAGTAGGCGAGCTCGGTAAACTGCGCCTCGCGGCTGTCGTAGATCAGCACCTTGCCGATCAGCGGCGTGCCGATGCCGGTGATGAGCTTGATCGCCTCCATGGCCATCAACGTGCCGATAATGCCGGTCACCGGCCCCAGAATGCCATTGGCCTCGCAGGAAGGCAGATCCTTATCAGTGGCGGCATCGGCGAAAAGCGCCTCATGCCCTGGCCCGCCAAGATGGGGCGCGAACACTGTCACCTGCCCCGAAAACATCGACACCGCCCCGGAGACCAGAGGCTTTTGCAGTTTTTCAGCAGAAGCGGCCACGAGCCGTCGGGTGATCAGATTGTCCGTGCCGTCCAGAACAAGGTCATAGGCGGCCAGCACCGGCTCGATATTTTCGGCGTCGAGACGCAGGTCCAGCGCGTCGACCGCAACCTCCGGATTTAGGGCGTGTGCATAGGCGGCGGCGCTCGCCACCTTGCTGGTGCCAACACCGGAACTGGTGTGCACGATCTGGCGATGGAGATTGGTAAGGCTGACATCATCGTCGTCGACAATGCCGATGCGGCCGAAGCCGGCTCCGGCGAGATAGGCCAGCGCCGGGCTCCCCAATCCGCCAGCTCCTACGATGAGCACGCTCGCCGCCTTCAGCCGCTGCTGACCCGCGCCACCAAACCCCTTCAGGACCAGCTGCCGTGCATAGCGGCGGGTTTCCTCCGGCGTCAATTTTGCGTCACTGGCCAATGGGCACCGCGATAAAACGCCGGTCGGGCCCTTCAAAGCCGCCGGAATAGACCGACACGATGGCCACGGCAGCGGAAATGTCCTGAGCCCAGCCGGGCTGCACCACGCTGTGCAGCCGGTATTCGAAAACGCAGCCGCGCGATTCGGGCAGGCGCTTGTCGCGATGGATCACCCG is from Devosia sp. SD17-2 and encodes:
- a CDS encoding L,D-transpeptidase, with amino-acid sequence MHSVTDATLSRRALLAGLASLGALTLAGCSTTGITRSAIAPTEPVRRAVPPEVLAMYSARPEEEYPVPAADVSNLDPIYWRQEVDNPTGEPGGTVVVDTANRFLYWTMPNGRAMRYGVGIGRAGFEWGGRAHIAYKRKWPIWTPPSEMVDRQPELEMYRHGQPPGLLNALGARALYIHQGNRDTIYRVHGTMDVATIGKAVSSGCVRLIFQDVMDLHDRVPNGSPIVVIQSQAPTQPLAV
- a CDS encoding HXXEE domain-containing protein, whose amino-acid sequence is MANNTLAARAWAAALALSIHNAEEIALGLPGWAEAHPQTAGFNWSAGSNAFMFTAVLLMGAAFLFALMAQLSPRRWMGAGLKVVAVVMLVNAASHLALSVYTGSLMPGVVSAFLVLLPVFGWIALARRDT
- a CDS encoding PBP1A family penicillin-binding protein, with the translated sequence MDFRISADDRVGGPPKRTSKPQARAAKGQRVEPSLGQSVGVFVDDERSGGPIGGGAGGGKPPKPPRKEKKEPRRGKAEAARPKKRRSRSGGFLMGLLWWGFVACLWGGLAVIGVIVYYGAQLPSSNTWAIPERPPNIRILAADGSLISNRGQTGGEAVTFRELPHYVPAAFIASEDRRFMSHFGVDPIGLASVALEMLEARGVTRGASTLTQQVAKNLFLTPDQTLGRKVQEAILAIWLEQNFSKEEILELYMNRVYFGAGATGIEAAAQTYFGVSARNLSLGQAAMLVGILPAPSAYNPKANPQRAIERQRLVLNLMAQEGYITREEADAAQISSDQSSVRTVVAGSESYVADWVESLMTAYIGEISDDVVVQTTIDWKMQKDAEFAVREAVANEGPKRGFTQGALVAMDVDGTIRAMVGGVDYQASQYNRAVTAKRQPGSAFKPFVYLAALEKGYTPDTLAEDAQFEYNGWSPRNASGKYAGTVTLRQGLAYSLNTIAGRLAIDVTPAAVIDVATRMGISSAMTPVPSIGLGTQEVNLLELTSAYAPFANGGNGVIPNVITKITSKDGTALYEASNAGPGRVIDPHVLAQMNDMLETAVEVGTGRGANLGGWQFGGKTGTSQESRDAVFVGYTSAMVTGVWLGNDDNKGTKLSGGNVPVAIWSEFMTKAHAGKSPVQIPGGSYAGQVIPQQLIDLNTGQPIIDPATGQPQVQYVDGGTGQPVQTMVDPATGQIIAIDPATGQPMQGIAPIQSANPPIQSGQMVDAATGLPVEQFVDANQFNGGGQAIDPVTGFPLQDQNNGFGQAPIDPETGMPMMLVVDPTTGQQVWVPSAPLAPSQPVQNQQVFVDNNAQFAPPAPVQQPEQVYEQPRAQRTLMDLIFGE
- a CDS encoding LLM class flavin-dependent oxidoreductase, producing MKKIGFLSFGHWSAAPNSQARSASDVLLQSIDLAVAAEELGADGAYFRVHHFARQLASPFPLLAAIGAKTKKIEIGTAVIDMRYENPLYMAEDAGAADLISGGRLQLGISRGSPEQVIDGYRYFGFAPEEGKTDQDMARQHAEVFWEVLKGKGFAQPNPRPMFPNPPGLLRLEPHSEGLRDRIWWGAASDATAIWAAKLGMNLQSSTLKFDESGKPFHVQQADQIRAYREAWAEAGHERAPRVSVSRSIFAITSDEDRAYFGNGSPEEDQFGYIEPEKRAVFGRGYTGEPDRLIEELRQDEAIAEADTLLLTVPNQLGVAYNAHVIESILKHVAPALGWR
- the moeB gene encoding molybdopterin-synthase adenylyltransferase MoeB, with protein sequence MTPEETRRYARQLVLKGFGGAGQQRLKAASVLIVGAGGLGSPALAYLAGAGFGRIGIVDDDDVSLTNLHRQIVHTSSGVGTSKVASAAAYAHALNPEVAVDALDLRLDAENIEPVLAAYDLVLDGTDNLITRRLVAASAEKLQKPLVSGAVSMFSGQVTVFAPHLGGPGHEALFADAATDKDLPSCEANGILGPVTGIIGTLMAMEAIKLITGIGTPLIGKVLIYDSREAQFTELAY